From a region of the Gammaproteobacteria bacterium genome:
- a CDS encoding HAMP domain-containing histidine kinase translates to MRSIRQQLIKTISIILSVVLFVIFLVVDISLDSWVEEQFNHSLEQKANYLKNLVDEDDGVIEFDFSAQFMPEFSAQLNQEYFQLWSNDSTVEKSDSFKHLPDVNLPRLDLMINTSTIVDTVLPNGRDGRVIITHFLPQAGDSGEMQMQTATYLSVAMPTKDLSQLTIIVDISLILSFMLAIFAVRYFVSKIVTKGLRPLLELNEQIKNLDITKANALLEVGESRVEEIEPIRRELNSFIKNNKRLIENEQRLTSDIAHEIKTPISEIISLTEMSIKYPDEVRINKTYKQDVLASSTRLNNIVHKMLLLHQAASQELAINEEPVEIINAIENTCSSLSFKYPAQVAQIIITNPDNLTTMFVDKFCFETVLNNLLDNAFFYAADHSPVRVELSQLSAFRLQIAVTNQCDKGMSQLELTSLFEPFYQLEKSRTHSGRHGLGLSIIKKLSDLANYNISIEYNNNVVSFSFDVQLLND, encoded by the coding sequence ATGCGTTCAATAAGACAGCAGTTAATAAAAACCATCTCTATTATATTATCAGTGGTGCTGTTCGTGATTTTTCTGGTCGTCGATATTAGTTTAGACAGCTGGGTTGAAGAGCAGTTTAATCACTCGTTAGAGCAGAAAGCTAACTATTTGAAAAACCTAGTCGATGAAGATGATGGGGTGATTGAATTTGACTTTTCTGCTCAATTTATGCCGGAATTTTCCGCGCAGTTGAACCAAGAATATTTTCAGCTTTGGAGCAATGACAGCACGGTTGAAAAATCAGATTCTTTTAAACACTTACCGGATGTTAATTTACCCAGACTCGATCTTATGATCAACACCTCTACTATTGTCGATACCGTGTTGCCTAACGGTCGAGATGGTCGAGTAATCATTACTCATTTCTTGCCACAAGCTGGTGATAGTGGCGAAATGCAGATGCAAACGGCGACATACCTTTCCGTTGCTATGCCGACAAAAGATCTAAGCCAGCTCACTATTATTGTCGATATCTCATTAATATTGAGCTTTATGTTAGCAATTTTTGCGGTGAGATATTTTGTCAGTAAAATAGTGACGAAAGGTTTAAGGCCATTGCTTGAGTTAAATGAGCAGATCAAAAATTTAGATATTACCAAAGCAAATGCGCTACTTGAAGTGGGTGAAAGTAGAGTTGAAGAAATAGAGCCAATCCGCAGAGAGCTCAATAGCTTTATTAAAAACAACAAAAGATTAATCGAAAATGAGCAGAGACTGACGTCTGACATTGCTCATGAAATTAAAACACCAATTTCTGAAATTATTAGCTTAACTGAAATGTCGATCAAGTACCCAGATGAGGTGCGGATCAATAAAACCTATAAACAGGATGTGCTTGCTTCGTCAACTCGGCTAAATAATATCGTGCATAAGATGCTGCTATTACATCAGGCTGCAAGCCAAGAGCTGGCAATAAATGAGGAACCGGTTGAGATTATTAACGCGATTGAAAATACTTGCTCCTCGTTAAGCTTTAAATACCCAGCTCAAGTAGCGCAGATAATTATCACTAATCCAGATAATTTAACCACGATGTTTGTCGATAAGTTTTGTTTCGAGACGGTATTAAATAACTTGTTAGATAATGCATTTTTTTATGCTGCCGATCACTCTCCAGTGCGGGTTGAGCTCAGTCAGTTAAGTGCATTTCGGTTGCAGATAGCCGTGACAAATCAATGTGACAAAGGCATGAGTCAACTCGAACTTACCAGTTTGTTTGAACCTTTTTATCAGTTAGAAAAATCCCGAACTCACTCGGGACGTCATGGCCTAGGGCTTTCTATTATTAAAAAATTATCTGACTTAGCTAACTACAATATATCGATCGAATATAATAACAACGTAGTCAGCTTTTCTTTTGATGTTCAACTGCTTAATGACTGA
- a CDS encoding tetratricopeptide repeat protein, which translates to MKTLFTYLMMILVLMLSPAALAQPVGTAATATQPSIELMLATTLKLEKTGNLARASTKLAELYKLDADHADVRLAYGRLLTKTGRSDQAIRVLSPLTSQSSQDWRPWFWAGTALLLNQDLANAALYLDEAIARQGDEVAIWVQRAIVEQELDNPQAAIYMLQVADKIQGNNPAVMINFAYANEAIGEIDKAIVAYKQFLKLSTADITYGKLRSLVIVRLSKFALAKQKVKQGAALETSQLN; encoded by the coding sequence ATGAAAACATTGTTTACCTACCTTATGATGATACTTGTGTTGATGTTGTCGCCTGCGGCCTTAGCGCAGCCAGTGGGCACTGCCGCCACAGCGACACAACCGAGCATCGAGTTAATGCTGGCAACAACGCTAAAACTGGAAAAGACCGGTAATTTAGCCCGCGCCAGCACTAAACTGGCCGAGCTCTATAAGCTTGATGCTGACCATGCCGACGTCCGATTAGCCTACGGGCGATTACTAACAAAAACGGGCCGCTCTGATCAAGCCATTAGGGTATTAAGCCCATTAACGTCTCAATCGTCGCAAGACTGGCGCCCGTGGTTTTGGGCCGGCACTGCGCTGCTATTAAATCAAGATTTAGCCAATGCCGCTTTATACCTCGATGAAGCAATAGCGCGGCAAGGAGATGAGGTAGCGATTTGGGTACAACGTGCGATTGTCGAACAGGAGTTAGACAATCCACAAGCTGCTATTTATATGCTGCAGGTTGCTGACAAAATACAAGGGAATAATCCCGCTGTGATGATTAATTTTGCCTATGCCAATGAGGCCATCGGCGAAATTGACAAAGCGATAGTCGCCTATAAGCAATTTCTCAAGCTATCCACTGCCGACATAACATATGGCAAGTTACGTAGCCTAGTGATCGTTCGCTTGAGCAAATTTGCATTGGCCAAGCAAAAAGTAAAGCAAGGAGCGGCGCTCGAAACATCACAACTTAATTAA
- a CDS encoding phosphoethanolamine--lipid A transferase: protein MFSLIRNKSPLFEISSNQLIIYLSLLFTVLFNFPFLNGVRAAVFEVNDYSIGFLLSVPVLLFSLIAIFFSLLAIPLLFRPIAMIITVLSTFVFYGTSVYGVVFDYGMIQNTFETDVSEAMSYINVSAVTIITLIVVPVTYLIYQVKITYKPLPKELLSRLVLVVCLFATAAVIAKVYYADYAATGRNNRYLKKEIIPFQFVSSGFKFFYDEFLAPEKQFKLLDTTPSLINTGNKPKVTIVVVGETARAKNFEYNGYDRATNEYTRVYSPSYFSNVASCGTATAVSVPCMFSQQTRSNFSRSDTDNQQNLLDIAQLAGADVLWIDNNSGCKDVCNRVPSIQIDPQQDSPLCDGTYCYDEILVQQLKKKLANIHAQSTLIVLHMIGSHGPTYFKRYPTEAKKFVPDCPQSDIQNCSQQALINTYDNTILYSDLVNAQIIAALQSYSSSYDLSFIYVSDHGESLGESGAYLHGFPYALAPAEQTHVPMYFWSSHHQREFKDCLAPLSNRSLSHDNVFHSLINLTGLNTKAFDAQLNLFNSCQT from the coding sequence ATGTTTAGCCTTATAAGAAATAAAAGCCCGCTCTTTGAAATTAGCAGTAATCAATTGATTATTTATCTCTCATTACTGTTTACCGTGTTATTTAATTTCCCCTTTCTAAATGGTGTCAGGGCGGCGGTATTTGAGGTCAATGATTACTCAATCGGGTTCTTGTTATCGGTGCCTGTTTTATTGTTTAGTCTTATTGCGATATTTTTTTCTTTGCTCGCTATTCCGCTGTTATTTCGCCCTATAGCAATGATAATCACAGTGCTATCGACGTTTGTTTTTTATGGCACCAGTGTTTACGGCGTGGTATTTGACTATGGCATGATTCAAAACACCTTTGAAACAGATGTATCGGAGGCTATGTCATATATCAATGTGTCTGCAGTAACAATAATCACGCTTATTGTTGTGCCTGTTACCTACCTTATTTACCAAGTAAAAATCACCTATAAACCCTTGCCTAAAGAGCTGCTCAGTCGATTAGTACTGGTTGTATGTTTATTTGCGACAGCTGCCGTGATTGCTAAGGTGTATTACGCTGACTATGCCGCGACGGGACGAAATAATCGCTATCTAAAAAAAGAGATTATCCCATTTCAGTTTGTTAGCAGCGGTTTTAAGTTTTTTTACGATGAGTTTTTAGCCCCAGAAAAACAATTTAAATTGTTAGATACCACACCGTCATTGATTAATACGGGTAACAAACCCAAAGTTACTATTGTGGTGGTCGGGGAAACCGCGCGGGCAAAGAATTTTGAGTATAACGGTTACGACAGAGCGACTAATGAATATACCCGAGTCTATTCTCCAAGCTATTTTTCAAATGTAGCGTCATGCGGTACTGCGACGGCGGTTTCTGTGCCATGCATGTTTTCGCAACAAACTAGAAGCAACTTCTCTAGATCTGACACGGATAACCAGCAAAACTTACTTGATATTGCCCAACTTGCTGGCGCTGATGTTCTGTGGATTGATAACAATAGTGGCTGTAAAGATGTTTGTAACCGTGTGCCTTCGATTCAAATCGATCCACAGCAAGACTCGCCACTGTGTGATGGCACTTATTGTTATGACGAAATATTGGTGCAGCAGTTAAAGAAAAAGCTAGCAAACATTCATGCTCAATCGACCTTAATTGTGTTGCACATGATTGGGTCGCACGGCCCTACGTATTTTAAGCGCTATCCTACTGAGGCGAAAAAGTTTGTTCCAGATTGCCCACAAAGCGATATCCAAAATTGCAGTCAGCAAGCGCTAATCAATACTTATGACAATACCATTTTGTATAGCGACTTGGTTAATGCACAAATTATTGCTGCGTTGCAGTCTTACTCATCATCTTACGATCTGTCTTTTATCTATGTCTCTGATCATGGTGAATCATTGGGTGAGAGCGGTGCTTACCTTCATGGTTTCCCTTATGCCTTAGCGCCAGCTGAGCAAACGCATGTGCCAATGTATTTTTGGTCGTCGCACCATCAGCGTGAATTCAAGGATTGTCTAGCGCCATTGAGCAATCGCTCGTTATCACATGACAACGTATTTCATAGCCTGATCAATTTAACCGGCCTTAACACTAAGGCGTTCGATGCGCAGTTGAATCTTTTTAATTCGTGCCAAACCTAA
- a CDS encoding diacylglycerol kinase, whose translation MTTNLKQRTGLKRVLFTVVHSGNGFKWLLKNEAAFQQEVALFVPLSGVALMLDISLANQLILICSLLFVLFAELVNTAIEVVVDRIGSEFNTLSGVAKDIGSAAVFISMLMAALIWCAVLWG comes from the coding sequence ATGACAACAAATTTAAAGCAACGAACTGGCTTGAAACGCGTGCTTTTCACGGTCGTTCATTCTGGAAATGGCTTCAAGTGGCTGTTAAAAAATGAAGCAGCATTTCAACAGGAGGTTGCGTTATTTGTGCCGTTAAGTGGCGTGGCACTGATGTTAGACATCTCGCTTGCAAACCAACTAATTCTAATCTGCTCGCTGTTATTTGTATTATTTGCAGAGCTGGTTAATACCGCCATTGAAGTGGTGGTTGACCGCATAGGCAGCGAATTTAATACCTTGTCTGGTGTGGCTAAAGATATTGGATCGGCCGCGGTCTTTATATCGATGCTGATGGCTGCACTTATTTGGTGTGCAGTATTGTGGGGATAA
- a CDS encoding response regulator transcription factor, producing the protein MKLLIVEDSEPLRRSLCVGFENSGYTVEQSGDGAQALSLIANNEFDLVVLDIMLPSVDGLAILKSMRASNSSSRVIILSAKARPDEKVNGLMLGADDYLSKPFLFDELLARVQTVLRRGALLNSTDSKIVIDDFELDTAMKCLNYYDNVIELTRKEYQIINCLFSAKGKIVTINKISEMIVGDFDMLSKSTIEVHISAIKKKVRKVGGELPIRNKRGFGYIAGG; encoded by the coding sequence GTGAAACTTTTGATTGTTGAAGACTCTGAACCACTAAGGCGCAGTTTGTGTGTTGGGTTTGAAAATAGTGGATATACGGTTGAACAATCGGGTGATGGTGCGCAAGCATTAAGCTTAATCGCGAATAATGAATTCGATTTGGTGGTGTTAGATATTATGCTGCCTAGCGTCGATGGCTTGGCGATACTTAAAAGTATGCGTGCGAGCAACTCTTCGTCACGCGTTATTATTTTGTCGGCAAAAGCTCGCCCTGATGAAAAAGTAAATGGTTTGATGCTCGGTGCCGATGATTATCTTTCGAAACCATTTTTATTCGACGAATTGCTTGCTCGGGTGCAAACCGTATTACGGCGTGGGGCGTTGTTAAATAGTACCGACAGCAAAATAGTCATTGATGATTTCGAGCTAGATACTGCAATGAAATGTCTTAACTATTACGATAACGTCATAGAACTTACGCGAAAAGAGTATCAGATAATTAATTGTCTGTTTTCAGCCAAAGGAAAAATAGTAACGATCAATAAGATCAGTGAAATGATTGTTGGTGATTTTGACATGCTGTCAAAGAGCACAATCGAAGTACATATTTCAGCGATAAAAAAGAAAGTTCGCAAGGTTGGTGGTGAATTACCGATTAGAAATAAGCGCGGATTCGGTTATATTGCAGGTGGTTAA